The Diospyros lotus cultivar Yz01 chromosome 15, ASM1463336v1, whole genome shotgun sequence genome has a window encoding:
- the LOC127791478 gene encoding septum-promoting GTP-binding protein 1-like isoform X1, whose protein sequence is MTAKPRRQMFPLSLRRRVVRRVSLLRRRLRSLWRLVLACTMLRKSTRYRQLPGTSSSSTSPAACDVDSDQHCRDSSDLVALKISLLGDCQIGKTSFLTKYVGKEREEEPERRGLNQMVKTLSIGGARIAYSVWEVSGDEASHNHIPAACKDSVAILIMFDLTSRCTLNSVIRWYQDARKWNQTAIPVLIGTKFDDFVKLPVDLQWTIANQARAYAKAMEATLFFSSATYNINVTKIFKFITAKLFNLPWSLERNLTIGEPIIDF, encoded by the exons ATGACTGCTAAGCCTCGCAGGCAAATGTTCCCGCTCAGCCTCCGCCGCCGCGTAGTGCGCAGGGTCTCCCTCCTGCGGCGCCGCCTCCGCTCCCTCTGGCGGCTCGTCCTCGCCTGCACAATGTTGCGCAAGTCCACTCGGTACCGCCAGCTGCCCGGCACCTCCTCGTCTTCCACTTCTCCGGCGGCCTGCGACGTCGACTCCGACCAACATTGCAGAGACTCTTCGGATTTGGTTGCTTTGAAGATCAGCCTGCTGGGTGATTGCCAAATTGGAAAAACAAGCTTTCTG ACAAAATATGtgggaaaagaaagagaagaagaacctGAGAGGAGAGGGCTCAATCAGATGGTTAAAACACTAAGCATCGGAGGGGCAAGAATAGCTTACAGTGTCTGGGAAGTTTCag GAGATGAAGCTTCTCATAATCACATTCCAGCTGCTTGCAAAGACTCGGTGGCAATTCTGATCATGTTTGATCTAACCAGCCGGTGTACTTTGAATAG TGTCATCAGGTGGTATCAAGATGCAAGAAAATGGAATCAG ACTGCCATTCCGGTGCTAATAGGGACAAAGTTCGACGATTTTGTCAAGCTACCGGTGGATTTGCAGTGGACTATTGCCAACCAG GCAAGAGCGTACGCAAAGGCCATGGAAGCAACCCTTTTCTTCTCCAGTGCGACTTACAACATAAACGTGACCAAGATCTTCAAGTTCATCACCGCCAAGCTCTTCAACCTGCCATGGAGCCTGGAGCGCAACCTGACGATCGGAGAACCCATCATCGATTTTTAG
- the LOC127791975 gene encoding uncharacterized protein LOC127791975 isoform X1 — protein sequence MSSKKSCLLRLEAVRSKLVDAAVAVAVGEDRLLLSCLYLLGVLADHVGTLSSNTQEMGMLISSKTPEKQACFEGNPFKTVPGPFKLFWQCMRSKPGEEPTEPFYYLQLDPPTREVKLE from the exons GAAATCATGCCTCCTAAGACTCGAGGCGGTGCGGTCCAAGCTCGTGGACGCGGCAGTTGCAGTGGCCGTGGGAGAGGACAGGCTGCTCCTATCTTGCCTGTACCTTCTTGGGGTGCTTGCCGATCACGTAGGGACGTTGTCGAGCAACACTCAGGAAATGGGGATGCTGATATCCTCCAAGACACCAGAGAAGCAG GCATGCTTTGAAGGCAATCCGTTTAAAACTGTTCCTGGCCCTTTCAAACTCTTCTGGCAGTGCATGCGCTCTAAGCCCGG GGAAGAACCAACAGAGCCATTTTACTATTTGCAATTGGATCCCCCAACAAGAGAAGTGAAACTTGAGTAG
- the LOC127791478 gene encoding septum-promoting GTP-binding protein 1-like isoform X2: MTAKPRRQMFPLSLRRRVVRRVSLLRRRLRSLWRLVLACTMLRKSTRYRQLPGTSSSSTSPAACDVDSDQHCRDSSDLVALKISLLGDCQIGKTSFLTKYVGKEREEEPERRGLNQMVKTLSIGGARIAYSVWEVSGDEASHNHIPAACKDSVAILIMFDLTSRCTLNSVIRWYQDARKWNQTAIPVLIGTKFDDFVKLPVDLQWTIANQANE, from the exons ATGACTGCTAAGCCTCGCAGGCAAATGTTCCCGCTCAGCCTCCGCCGCCGCGTAGTGCGCAGGGTCTCCCTCCTGCGGCGCCGCCTCCGCTCCCTCTGGCGGCTCGTCCTCGCCTGCACAATGTTGCGCAAGTCCACTCGGTACCGCCAGCTGCCCGGCACCTCCTCGTCTTCCACTTCTCCGGCGGCCTGCGACGTCGACTCCGACCAACATTGCAGAGACTCTTCGGATTTGGTTGCTTTGAAGATCAGCCTGCTGGGTGATTGCCAAATTGGAAAAACAAGCTTTCTG ACAAAATATGtgggaaaagaaagagaagaagaacctGAGAGGAGAGGGCTCAATCAGATGGTTAAAACACTAAGCATCGGAGGGGCAAGAATAGCTTACAGTGTCTGGGAAGTTTCag GAGATGAAGCTTCTCATAATCACATTCCAGCTGCTTGCAAAGACTCGGTGGCAATTCTGATCATGTTTGATCTAACCAGCCGGTGTACTTTGAATAG TGTCATCAGGTGGTATCAAGATGCAAGAAAATGGAATCAG ACTGCCATTCCGGTGCTAATAGGGACAAAGTTCGACGATTTTGTCAAGCTACCGGTGGATTTGCAGTGGACTATTGCCAACCAG GCAAACGAGTGA